One window of the Nitrospirota bacterium genome contains the following:
- a CDS encoding c-type cytochrome translates to MNSVVVCALSILAATGGSERAAADPGALVYAERCAICHGQKGQGDGAAARFLYPKPRDFTKGLFKFRSTPEGSLPSDDDLLRTISSGLPGSAMPSFTDLSQDQKMSAIRVVKSFSPKFSSQTPKPPIAVDSPPAASPKLVAQGKQLFADLDCVKCHGKAGLGDGPSAATLKDDWGFAIRPRDLTRGVYKGGGRDEDLFRRIMGGIQGTPMPSFADSIEGADRWAVAAYVKSLAGAVAASVDTVSEIQAGKVSGEIAKDPSDSRWESIPAANVRLMPLWERGKSISTAAVRAMHNGKELAIQVEWEDSEVASNFVSPEQFVDAAAIQFPVGAGLPSFTMGEAGKPVNVWYWRADREVNAAPITTVSAHPNVAEDQRVNRDPVYYTGAAVGNPVSLPSTVEELNAEGFGTLTTQPKAQQSVKGGGAWIEGRWVVVFTRALGKTSAADATLKAGGHTPVAFAIWDGTQRDRNGQKAVTNWLTLRLAK, encoded by the coding sequence GTCGTTTGTGCTTTGTCCATTCTTGCCGCAACGGGCGGTTCGGAGAGAGCGGCCGCCGATCCGGGTGCCCTCGTGTATGCGGAACGGTGTGCGATCTGCCATGGTCAGAAAGGGCAGGGAGACGGGGCTGCCGCCCGTTTTCTATACCCGAAGCCGAGAGACTTCACGAAGGGGCTGTTCAAGTTCCGTTCGACGCCCGAGGGCTCGCTGCCGTCGGATGACGATCTTTTGCGCACCATTTCGAGCGGGCTCCCGGGGTCCGCCATGCCGTCGTTCACCGACCTATCGCAGGATCAGAAAATGTCCGCGATTCGAGTTGTGAAGTCCTTCTCGCCGAAGTTCTCATCGCAGACCCCCAAGCCGCCGATTGCGGTCGACTCCCCTCCGGCCGCTTCTCCAAAGCTCGTGGCTCAAGGCAAGCAGCTTTTCGCGGATCTGGACTGTGTGAAATGCCACGGCAAGGCCGGTCTGGGGGATGGTCCTTCGGCCGCGACTCTCAAAGACGATTGGGGATTCGCGATTCGACCTCGCGATCTCACACGAGGGGTCTACAAAGGGGGAGGAAGGGACGAGGATCTTTTTCGGCGCATCATGGGCGGGATTCAGGGCACGCCCATGCCGTCGTTTGCGGATTCCATCGAGGGGGCGGATCGGTGGGCGGTTGCTGCGTATGTGAAATCGCTTGCCGGGGCGGTCGCCGCATCGGTCGACACCGTCTCTGAAATCCAGGCTGGGAAAGTATCCGGTGAGATCGCCAAGGACCCAAGCGACTCCAGGTGGGAGTCCATTCCCGCGGCGAACGTGCGCCTTATGCCACTCTGGGAGCGCGGCAAGTCGATCAGTACTGCGGCCGTTCGGGCCATGCACAACGGAAAAGAACTGGCGATTCAAGTGGAGTGGGAAGATTCCGAAGTGGCGAGCAACTTTGTGTCTCCGGAGCAGTTTGTTGATGCCGCCGCGATCCAGTTCCCCGTTGGAGCCGGTCTGCCTTCGTTCACGATGGGTGAGGCCGGCAAACCGGTGAACGTGTGGTACTGGCGGGCGGACCGGGAGGTGAACGCGGCGCCGATCACCACAGTGTCGGCGCATCCCAACGTGGCCGAGGACCAGAGGGTGAATCGTGATCCGGTCTACTACACCGGAGCGGCGGTCGGGAACCCGGTATCACTTCCTTCCACGGTGGAAGAATTGAATGCGGAGGGTTTTGGAACACTTACAACTCAGCCGAAAGCGCAACAGAGCGTCAAGGGTGGGGGGGCTTGGATCGAAGGGAGATGGGTGGTCGTCTTCACGCGAGCGCTCGGCAAGACGAGTGCGGCCGATGCGACGCTCAAGGCGGGCGGCCACACGCCGGTCGCGTTTGCTATCTGGGACGGCACTCAGCGCGACCGCAACGGCCAAAAGGCCGTCACGAACTGGCTGACCCTTCGCTTGGCGAAATAA
- a CDS encoding DUF4258 domain-containing protein — MERDILRRALDSDSYEWRKHALQRMAQRSISQPEVVSILRDGEIIEEYPESKPFPSALFLGRPAGRGLHVVAALDSAAPWAYIVTVYEPDIEHFEADLRTRRKR, encoded by the coding sequence ATGGAGCGCGACATACTGCGCCGGGCCTTGGATTCCGATTCGTACGAATGGCGCAAGCATGCCCTGCAAAGGATGGCACAAAGGTCGATTTCCCAACCGGAGGTCGTTTCCATATTGCGAGACGGCGAGATTATTGAGGAGTACCCCGAATCCAAGCCGTTCCCCTCAGCTCTTTTTCTCGGAAGGCCGGCGGGCCGGGGTTTACATGTTGTGGCGGCTCTGGATTCGGCGGCGCCTTGGGCGTATATTGTTACCGTGTACGAACCCGATATCGAGCACTTTGAGGCCGATTTGAGAACCAGGCGAAAGAGATGA
- a CDS encoding type II toxin-antitoxin system MqsA family antitoxin: MRKIRSPRPCPLCGGEKESGHTTYTVDYGAGVIVVRGVPATICSQCGEEWIDAKTARQLEQSVSEAKKKKPQLEVIGL; encoded by the coding sequence ATGAGGAAGATCCGTTCGCCGCGACCCTGCCCCTTGTGCGGGGGTGAAAAGGAATCGGGTCACACCACCTACACGGTCGACTATGGCGCCGGCGTGATTGTAGTTCGGGGAGTTCCTGCAACGATTTGCAGCCAGTGCGGGGAAGAGTGGATCGACGCCAAGACGGCTCGGCAACTGGAGCAATCGGTCTCGGAAGCCAAGAAAAAGAAGCCTCAGCTTGAGGTCATAGGCTTGTAA